In Helicobacter bilis, a genomic segment contains:
- a CDS encoding FAD-dependent oxidoreductase: MVKKTNPNIPYSLSDFPKVLPQVKFFTKEPIETTQKEIKAFVGWDGIVIFDPSLDILQTLKIYAKQYQNYAQSCGRCTPGKYGGKVLYELLEKLQNYNYASDCEALKDIEKLKEVCELMKATSKCEVGKTTPNPILQILKEKPEVFAKALPLSKQKDSNLENSTQSLNDLTEQLKQSTKKLQDARDFVDKVQQSIESGVTPASLVHDVMQRMENIKATQEKEDLESIMIESARKIARENVDSSLNERTQGAGVQNDRNADSKNCHIEACAEISSIESNKDVSPFSTAQHDKISDSKESKMPTAEVSLDNFAGYQGGGEGSVLNIHDRADTIDSRKSGKNTTQEIKTHTLMPVAYNITRDNSAENTFESLERYKSAITTRINNLEYISKITAPCTDECPSRVDIPAYIEGVKDMRYLDSLSSTRGSMPLAQVCGRVCPHPCENACRRAILDDPISIMELKRIGANIEFSKKQTSKWQGYSHPNNIETREFANKSVGVIGAGPAGLSSAYYMALRGIKVDVYEALPVLGGEVAVGVPNYRMPINEYNHDIESLKSLGVIFHTNFLVDSKNISELESKHNALVIAVGTRASKKLGCKNENTTLSGYLPAIKFMDSVNLAQKFNIGELPNLAGKKVVCVGGGFTSMDVVRCCVRLGASSVIMLYRRDEATIIKNTSKEEYHEACEEGVVFQFLSAVDEIIEEDSRIKALKINRYELIKSDTSPKGELKLIEDGGVMLECDILIPAVSQEMDFPLDSSFGVEISKWKTIAVDDASFSTTKKGIFAAGDCVSGPLTIVNAVGQGRRVASVVANFLQTGEVAINDDERMEDLLKQIGVFDKNREIKGFLSGNTRAVSDKLQPEYRAGNFEEVNLGFDNEMAIAEAQRCMRCYYISMCVVGCDTDSKDKEALQKETT; encoded by the coding sequence TATCAAAACTACGCACAATCATGTGGGAGATGCACGCCGGGTAAATATGGTGGCAAAGTGCTTTATGAGCTTTTAGAAAAGCTACAAAATTATAACTATGCAAGTGATTGTGAGGCATTAAAGGATATTGAGAAGCTAAAGGAAGTATGTGAGTTAATGAAAGCTACTTCAAAATGTGAAGTCGGTAAAACCACACCAAATCCTATTCTTCAAATTTTAAAAGAAAAACCAGAAGTCTTTGCAAAAGCCCTGCCTTTATCAAAACAAAAAGATTCTAATTTAGAGAATAGCACGCAAAGTCTAAATGACTTAACAGAGCAATTAAAACAAAGCACAAAGAAACTGCAAGATGCAAGAGATTTTGTAGATAAAGTGCAGCAAAGCATTGAAAGCGGAGTTACCCCAGCTTCCTTAGTCCATGATGTTATGCAAAGAATGGAGAATATAAAGGCTACACAAGAAAAAGAGGATTTAGAAAGCATAATGATAGAATCTGCTAGAAAGATAGCAAGAGAGAATGTAGATTCTAGCCTAAATGAGCGGACACAAGGTGCAGGGGTGCAAAATGATAGGAATGCAGATTCTAAAAATTGTCATATTGAGGCGTGTGCTGAAATATCTAGTATAGAATCTAACAAAGATGTTTCGCCTTTTTCAACGGCTCAACATGACAAGATTTCAGATTCTAAAGAATCCAAAATGCCCACTGCGGAAGTATCTTTAGACAATTTTGCGGGTTATCAAGGTGGAGGCGAAGGGAGTGTATTAAACATACATGACCGAGCCGACACCATAGATTCCCGCAAAAGTGGCAAAAATACAACGCAAGAGATAAAAACTCACACGCTTATGCCTGTAGCTTATAATATTACGAGAGACAATTCCGCTGAAAATACTTTTGAATCTTTAGAGCGATATAAAAGTGCAATCACAACAAGGATAAATAACCTAGAATATATATCAAAAATCACCGCACCATGCACTGATGAGTGTCCATCTCGTGTGGATATTCCAGCCTATATTGAGGGTGTGAAAGATATGCGATATCTTGATTCACTAAGTAGCACAAGGGGGAGTATGCCACTAGCTCAAGTGTGTGGTCGTGTATGTCCGCATCCTTGTGAGAATGCGTGTCGCAGGGCTATTTTAGATGATCCTATTAGCATTATGGAGTTAAAGCGAATTGGTGCAAACATTGAGTTTAGCAAGAAGCAGACAAGCAAATGGCAGGGCTATTCTCACCCAAATAATATAGAGACAAGAGAGTTTGCTAATAAGTCAGTAGGTGTTATTGGAGCAGGTCCAGCAGGGCTTAGCAGTGCGTATTACATGGCATTAAGGGGGATTAAGGTCGATGTGTATGAAGCCTTGCCTGTTTTAGGTGGTGAGGTAGCTGTGGGTGTGCCAAACTATCGTATGCCAATTAATGAATATAATCATGATATAGAATCTTTAAAGTCTTTAGGTGTTATTTTTCATACAAATTTCTTAGTAGATTCTAAAAATATTAGTGAATTAGAATCTAAGCATAATGCTTTAGTGATAGCAGTAGGCACAAGGGCTAGTAAAAAGCTTGGCTGTAAGAATGAAAATACAACTCTAAGTGGCTACTTACCAGCGATTAAATTTATGGATTCTGTAAATCTAGCACAAAAATTTAATATCGGCGAGTTACCAAACTTAGCGGGTAAAAAAGTGGTATGCGTTGGTGGTGGTTTCACTTCTATGGATGTTGTGAGATGTTGCGTGCGGCTTGGGGCTTCTAGTGTGATTATGCTTTATCGCAGAGATGAGGCAACTATCATTAAAAACACTTCAAAAGAAGAGTATCATGAGGCATGTGAAGAGGGCGTTGTATTCCAGTTTTTAAGTGCAGTAGATGAGATAATAGAAGAAGATTCTAGAATCAAAGCCTTGAAAATAAATCGCTATGAGTTAATAAAAAGTGATACAAGTCCAAAGGGCGAGTTAAAACTCATTGAAGATGGCGGGGTTATGCTAGAGTGTGATATTTTAATCCCAGCGGTTAGTCAAGAGATGGATTTCCCTTTAGATTCTAGCTTTGGTGTGGAGATAAGTAAATGGAAAACAATTGCTGTTGATGATGCAAGTTTTTCAACAACAAAAAAGGGGATCTTTGCCGCAGGAGATTGCGTAAGCGGTCCCTTAACGATTGTAAATGCAGTAGGGCAGGGCAGGAGAGTAGCAAGCGTTGTAGCTAATTTCCTACAAACAGGCGAGGTAGCGATTAATGATGATGAGAGAATGGAGGATTTATTAAAGCAAATTGGTGTATTTGATAAGAATAGAGAGATTAAGGGCTTTTTATCAGGCAATACGCGGGCAGTAAGTGATAAATTGCAGCCAGAATATAGGGCAGGTAATTTTGAGGAAGTTAATCTAGGTTTTGATAATGAAATGGCAATAGCTGAGGCACAACGATGTATGCGGTGCTATTATATTAGCATGTGTGTTGTAGGCTGTGATACAGATTCTAAAGACAAAGAAGCTTTGCAAAAGGAGACAACATGA